The genomic DNA CCAATCTCGGCACCGTGGTGGCGGCCCCGGCGGTGACCCGGGAGCTGCGCGCCAAGCTGCCGCCGCCCCGGGCCGTGGTGCTCGCCGAGGCGTAGGGACCCGGCTCTCCGGGCCGCACGGACGGCGGGCCGCCGCGGAAAGGGCTCGCCGAGTGGGCCTCCGGGCGGCTATGGGTGCGCGCGACCCACAGCCCGTGATAGCCCAGCCTCACGATGACGAACCACCTCTTCTCCCTGGTGCGGGACGGCGCCTCCGATCCCGCCAAGACCGCGCTCGAGACGCCGGACGGGCGCCGCTACGCTTACGCGGACCTGATCGCCCGCTCCGGCGCCTACGCGGCGGCCCTGCGGGCCGCGGGCGTCGCGCCCGGCGACCGGGTGGCCGTGCAGGTCGAGAAGAGCCCCGAGGTGATCTTCCTGTATCTCGGCGCGGTCCGGGCCGGCGCCGTGTTCCTGCCGCTCAACACCGCCTACACCCCGGCGGAGATCGGCTACTTCCTGGGCGACGCCGAGCCCACCGTGTTCGTCTGCGACCCGGGCCGGCGCGACGCCCTGACCGAGGCCGCCGCCGGCGTCCGGCAGATCTGGACCCTCGACGGGGCGGGCGGCGGCAGCGCCGCCGAGGCCGCCAACCGGGCCGCCAACCGGGCCGCCGATGCGGGCGCCGCCTTCGCGGACGTGCCCCGGGGCCCGGAGGACCTCGCGGCGATCCTCTACACCTCGGGCACGACCGGGCGCTCGAAGGGCGCCATGCTGACCCACGACAACCTCGCGTCGAATGCCCGGACGCTGGTCGACTCCTGGCGCTTCACCGCCGACGACGTGCTGATCCACGCCCTGCCGGTGTTCCACACCCACGGCCTGTTCGTGGCGACCAACACGGTGCTGGCGAGCGGCGGATCCATGCTGTTCCTGCCCCGGCTCGACCCGAAGCTGATCCTGAGCCTGATGCCGCGGGCCAGCGTGCTCATGGGCGTGCCGACCTTCTACACCCGGCTCCTCAAGGAGCCGGGCCTGACGCCGGAGGCGGCCAGGGGCATGCGCCTGTTCGTGTCGGGCTCGGCGCCGCTGCTCGCCGAGACCCATCGCGAATGGCAGGCCCGCACCGGCCACGCCATCCTCGAGCGCTACGGCATGACCGAGACCAACATGAGCACCTCGAACCCCTACGCGGGGGACCGGGTCGCCGGCACGGTCGGCTTCCCCCTGCCGGGCGTGTCCCTGCGGGTGGTCGATCCCGAGACCGGCGCGGCCCTCGGCTCCGACGCGGTCGGCATGATCGAGGTGAAGGGCCCGAACGTGTTCCAGGGCTACTGGCGCATGCCCGAGAAGACCGCGGCCGAGTTCCGGGCCGACGGGTTCTTCATCACCGGCGACCTCGGCAAGGTCGACGGCCGGGGCTACGTCCACATCGTCGGGCGCGGCAAGGACCTGATCATCTCGGGGGGCTTCAACGTCTACCCGAAGGAGGTCGAGACCGAGATCGACGCGCTGCCGGGCGTGGTCGAGTCCGCCGTGATCGGCCTGGCGCACCCGGATTTCGGCGAGGCCGTCACCGCCGTGGTGGTGGGCGGCGCCGGCTGCCCCGACGAGGCCGGCGTGCAGGCCGCCCTGGAGGGCCGCCTCGCCCGGTTCAAGTGCCCCAAGCGCGTCCTGTTCGTGGACGAGCTGCCGCGCAACACCATGGGCAAGGTCCAGAAGAACCTGCTCCGCGAGGCGCACGCGGGTCTGTACCGGGACTGACGATCCGGCCGTCGGCGCCAGGGCCGACGAAGCTCGGGCCCTGGGCCCGCCGTCCCCGCGCGCCGGGGCGGGAAGCCGGCCGCCGCGATCCCCGGCGCGCGGCGCCCCGGGTCGCTCCCGCTCCGCCCGTGCGGACGGTGCGGGAGGACCCGCCGGCGCCTGGACCGGGACCCGGATCAGAGATTGTGCTGCGTCCGCTCGCCCTCCGGCGGCTTGTGCCCCTCCGGATCGGCCACCTTGCGCGCGGCGGCGTTGAGGTTGTCCGGATCGAGGGCGGTCTGGACGAACTCCCGGCCGATATTGGTCACCTCGCGGGCGTAGCGCAGGCCCTGGTCGCGGACCTCGTCGGCCCAGGGGCCGATGCTCCGGTCCTCCTGGCGGGTGCGCGGCAGCAGCGCGCCGAGGAGCAGGCCGGCGGCCACGCCGACCACGCCGACGAGGAGCGGGTTGTCGTCCACGAAGCGCTCGACGGCGGTGCGCCCGCGGTTGATCCCCGCGATCCCCTGGTTGGTCAGGTCGTCCAGCGCCCGCATGTTGCGGCGATGGAGGGCGCCGGCCC from Methylobacterium radiotolerans JCM 2831 includes the following:
- a CDS encoding malonate--CoA ligase, with the protein product MTNHLFSLVRDGASDPAKTALETPDGRRYAYADLIARSGAYAAALRAAGVAPGDRVAVQVEKSPEVIFLYLGAVRAGAVFLPLNTAYTPAEIGYFLGDAEPTVFVCDPGRRDALTEAAAGVRQIWTLDGAGGGSAAEAANRAANRAADAGAAFADVPRGPEDLAAILYTSGTTGRSKGAMLTHDNLASNARTLVDSWRFTADDVLIHALPVFHTHGLFVATNTVLASGGSMLFLPRLDPKLILSLMPRASVLMGVPTFYTRLLKEPGLTPEAARGMRLFVSGSAPLLAETHREWQARTGHAILERYGMTETNMSTSNPYAGDRVAGTVGFPLPGVSLRVVDPETGAALGSDAVGMIEVKGPNVFQGYWRMPEKTAAEFRADGFFITGDLGKVDGRGYVHIVGRGKDLIISGGFNVYPKEVETEIDALPGVVESAVIGLAHPDFGEAVTAVVVGGAGCPDEAGVQAALEGRLARFKCPKRVLFVDELPRNTMGKVQKNLLREAHAGLYRD